In one window of Desulfarculaceae bacterium DNA:
- a CDS encoding aspartate kinase, which produces MALIVQKYGGTSVGSIEKIRNVAAKVKARAEAGNQMVVVLSAMSGVTDGLIKLAHEISSRPRARELDVLMATGEQQSVALFCMAATEMGLPARSLLGFQAAILTDRMFGKARITDVETARIQEFLNNGKVVVVAGFQGLDWDSGDVTTLGRGGSDTTAVALAAALKADVCEIYTDVEGVYTTDPNVVPEARKLSYVSYEEMLEMASLGAKVLDIRSVEFAAKFGVKIHVRSTFTDREGTMVVPEDQITEKLIISGVAYNKNEARITIKGVPDTPGIASKVFIPISAAGIVVDVIIQNTSADGKTDLTFTVPKTDFDQAMDIVGKTADEIGAAEVLGDTGIAKVSVIGIGMRNHAGVATRMFAALAEENINILTINTSEIKISCVIEEKYTELAVRALHDTFGLAEDLTPKKEDVV; this is translated from the coding sequence ATGGCCTTGATAGTGCAGAAGTACGGCGGCACCTCGGTGGGCAGCATCGAGAAGATACGCAACGTGGCGGCCAAGGTGAAGGCCCGGGCCGAGGCGGGCAACCAGATGGTGGTGGTGCTCTCGGCCATGAGCGGGGTCACCGACGGCCTGATCAAACTGGCCCACGAGATCAGCAGCCGCCCCCGGGCCCGCGAGCTGGACGTGCTCATGGCCACCGGCGAGCAGCAGTCCGTTGCCTTGTTCTGTATGGCCGCCACCGAGATGGGCCTGCCGGCCCGCTCCCTTCTGGGCTTCCAGGCGGCCATCCTCACCGACCGCATGTTCGGCAAGGCCCGCATCACCGACGTGGAGACCGCCCGCATCCAGGAGTTTTTGAACAACGGCAAGGTGGTGGTGGTGGCCGGCTTCCAGGGCCTGGACTGGGACAGCGGCGACGTGACCACCCTGGGGCGCGGAGGCAGCGACACCACCGCCGTGGCCCTGGCCGCCGCCTTGAAGGCCGACGTCTGCGAGATCTACACCGACGTGGAGGGCGTCTACACCACCGATCCCAACGTGGTGCCCGAGGCCCGCAAGCTCAGCTACGTCTCCTACGAGGAGATGCTGGAGATGGCCTCTTTGGGGGCCAAGGTTTTGGACATCCGATCGGTGGAGTTCGCCGCCAAGTTCGGAGTCAAGATACACGTACGTTCCACCTTTACCGACCGGGAGGGCACCATGGTGGTACCCGAGGACCAGATTACCGAGAAGCTCATCATCTCCGGCGTGGCCTACAACAAGAACGAGGCCCGGATTACCATCAAGGGCGTGCCCGACACCCCCGGCATCGCCAGCAAGGTCTTCATCCCCATTAGCGCGGCGGGCATCGTGGTGGACGTGATCATTCAGAACACCTCGGCCGACGGCAAGACCGACCTTACCTTCACCGTGCCCAAGACCGACTTCGACCAGGCCATGGACATAGTGGGCAAGACCGCCGACGAGATCGGCGCGGCCGAGGTTTTGGGCGACACCGGCATAGCCAAGGTGAGCGTCATCGGCATAGGCATGCGCAATCACGCCGGCGTGGCCACCAGGATGTTCGCGGCCCTGGCCGAGGAGAACATCAACATTCTCACCATCAACACCAGCGAGATTAAGATTTCCTGCGTCATCGAAGAGAAGTACACCGAGCTGGCCGTGCGCGCCCTGCATGACACTTTCGGCCTGGCCGAGGATCTCACACCTAAAAAAGAAGACGTGGTCTAA
- the tsaE gene encoding tRNA (adenosine(37)-N6)-threonylcarbamoyltransferase complex ATPase subunit type 1 TsaE, translating to MVKALVIGRPLARLETILKNEADTEALGQRLGALLSPGGVVLLIGRLGAGKTVLARGLARGLGVSEDYAIVSPTFTLMNHYPGRVDFFHADLYRLEAGEAAELEMLEEAAAGVLAVEWAERAPGLWPPEAVRVELMPAEDETRRAAISGPAEIIEPLQRALEGAGV from the coding sequence GTGGTAAAGGCATTGGTTATTGGGCGGCCCTTGGCCCGCCTGGAGACGATACTAAAAAACGAGGCCGACACCGAGGCCCTGGGCCAGCGCCTGGGGGCCTTGTTGTCTCCGGGCGGCGTGGTTCTTTTGATAGGCCGCCTGGGGGCGGGCAAGACGGTGTTGGCCCGCGGCCTGGCCCGGGGCCTGGGGGTGAGCGAAGACTACGCCATCGTCTCGCCCACCTTCACCCTGATGAACCACTACCCCGGCCGGGTGGACTTTTTCCATGCCGACCTCTACCGCCTGGAGGCGGGCGAGGCGGCCGAGCTGGAGATGCTCGAGGAAGCGGCGGCCGGAGTGCTGGCCGTGGAATGGGCCGAGCGGGCGCCGGGCCTGTGGCCGCCGGAGGCGGTGCGGGTGGAGCTGATGCCCGCGGAAGACGAAACGCGCCGCGCGGCCATCAGCGGGCCGGCGGAGATAATAGAACCGTTGCAACGGGCGCTAGAAGGCGCCGGGGTTTGA